The DNA window CTCCTCATAGATTTTCTCAGTAAATTTTTCAGTTTACTTTACCCTGCAATTTTTCGGTTTAATCAACTTTCACATTTTTATACATTACACATGTAAATGTATATGGATATTGTTTGAGATATAGGATTGGACTGGTTAGTCAAGACAGTATGTCCGCTCTTTACCTCTCAGTTCGAACCCTCCCTCCCCATGGATTAAATATCGCTTTTGTCTTGGGCCTTTGGCTTTCCACATGTGAAAGCAAACCAACAACTTACACTTGAGCCCCACTGCTCACCAAACAGAAACTTATCAACAAAGGCTTCATAaagtataatatatttttctattgGTTTGTTTGCATTTAGGTGAAAGCAACAGCCGAAGAAGCGAGAGAACTTCCTGTTGCATTTTCCATGGCTACCAATATCTGCATTATCCAAATTCTCACATTGATTTCCATCTCCTTGCCTCTTTCCAAATCCATCCACTTCAACCACCCTGCCGTTTTCAACTTTGGCGATTCGAATTCCGACACTGGCAACCTTGTTTCCGCAGGCATTGAGACCATTATTTCTCCTTATGGACAATCTTATTTCAAAACCCCATCTGGGAGATACTCCGATGGCCGCCTCATCGTCGATTTTCTTagtaattttccattttttttccctctAAGCTTTGTTCTGCTGCGTTTAATTCACGTTATGAGTTCGACTTTGATCTCAAGTTTATGTtagttctaattttttttaaaaattgtttCGTGACTGCTCTTTATTGTGTAATGTTTTTGTAGTGGATGCAATGGAGCTTCCGTTTCTCAATGCCTACTTGGATTCAGTTGGCCTGCCGAGTTTCCAAAAAGGTTGCAACTTTGCCGCGGCGGGGTCAACTATACTTCCTGCAACTGCAACATCGATCAGCCCATTTTCTTTCGGGGTCCAGGTCTCCCAGTTTTTTAGATTCAAAGCCAAGGTTCTTGAGTTGCTAGCTAAAAAAGAAAGCTCTCCCAAGTATCTGCCCACGGAAGATTTTTTCGCGAAAGGGCTCTACATGTTCGATATAGGCCAGAATGATCTCGCCGGTGCATTTTATTCGAAATCATTGGATGAGATTCTCGCTTCTATTCCAATGATTTTGACAGAATTCGAAACTGGAGTAAAGGTCAGTACATTAACACAACAAGGATGGTCAATACTTTGAATTTAAGTAAGAAGAACATCCACCTGACATTCTTTGTTTTcgtttcagagattatatgaccaaGGAGGTAGGAACTTTTGGATACACAACACAGGTCCTCTCGGATGCTTGACGCAGAATGTTGCCAAGTTTGGAACTGATCCCTCGAAGTTTGACGAACAAGGATGCGTCAGCAACCACAACCAAGCTGCTAAACTCTTTAACCTGCAGCTTCATGCTCTCACCAAAAAGTTGCAAGGCCAGTACTCGAATGCAAGTGTCATATATGTTGATATCTTTTCGATCAAATCTGAGCTCATTTCAAATTATTCGAAAAATGGTTAGTACATCTGAGTGCCTTGTGATTCTTCATTGCGAATTATATCGTGCATTACATATATACGTAGTTCTTTCTGTTTTAATCATCTCATATCTGATTTTATGGATTGTATCTGCAGGATTTGAGCAACCTATTATGGCTTGCTGCGGTTACGGAGGTCCCCCGTTGAACTACGACAGTCACATTACCTGTGGACAAACAAAGACGTTGAATGGAACAACTGTCACAGCCAAAGGATGCACAGATAGTTCTGATTACATTAGTTGGGATGGAATTCATTACACCGAAGCTGCGAATCAGTATGTCTCGTCCAAGATACTCACCGGGAAGTATTCTGATCCACCCTTCTCGGATAAAATGCCTTTCCTTCTGAAGCTCAAGTTCTGAAGCCCCAACATGTTTTATTTACATATTTAAACATTTGTCTGGTATTTGTAAGGCCAACTCTTAAATGTAACAGTAAACCTTAAGTTCTCACAAATTTATACAGAAATTCCATTTCAAAAGTGTGGCACTGGATGCATATTTCTCACATAAAAATTCATCTGTATAAGCGGGTATACACCGTTGCATCATACGCAAGCAGACAGGTTGTGGCCGAAAATGAAAGCATTCGCATATAACCAACTCAATTCGATCATATATTTTTACAGATATCAACAAGAACCATGTTCCTCTCTGATTTCAAGTCTCTCATCAACCATTTGAATTCGATCGATTTGTACAACTGCATGTTATGCATGTTTTCGAAATTTAAGAGAAATAATGAAAGAC is part of the Malus domestica chromosome 12, GDT2T_hap1 genome and encodes:
- the LOC103450964 gene encoding GDSL esterase/lipase At1g54790-like isoform X2, with the translated sequence MAAKNSIILQVFAFLVIVLPVANSIKFSYPAVFNFGDSNSDTGELGAGLGFNLPLPYGQTYFNPPSSSGRSCDGRLIVDFLKLPVAFSMATNICIIQILTLISISLPLSKSIHFNHPAVFNFGDSNSDTGNLVSAGIETIISPYGQSYFKTPSGRYSDGRLIVDFLMDAMELPFLNAYLDSVGLPSFQKGCNFAAAGSTILPATATSISPFSFGVQVSQFFRFKAKVLELLAKKESSPKYLPTEDFFAKGLYMFDIGQNDLAGAFYSKSLDEILASIPMILTEFETGVKRLYDQGGRNFWIHNTGPLGCLTQNVAKFGTDPSKFDEQGCVSNHNQAAKLFNLQLHALTKKLQGQYSNASVIYVDIFSIKSELISNYSKNGFEQPIMACCGYGGPPLNYDSHITCGQTKTLNGTTVTAKGCTDSSDYISWDGIHYTEAANQYVSSKILTGKYSDPPFSDKMPFLLKLKF
- the LOC103450964 gene encoding GDSL esterase/lipase At1g54790-like isoform X1, whose protein sequence is MATNICIIQILTLISISLPLSKSIHFNHPAVFNFGDSNSDTGNLVSAGIETIISPYGQSYFKTPSGRYSDGRLIVDFLMDAMELPFLNAYLDSVGLPSFQKGCNFAAAGSTILPATATSISPFSFGVQVSQFFRFKAKVLELLAKKESSPKYLPTEDFFAKGLYMFDIGQNDLAGAFYSKSLDEILASIPMILTEFETGVKRLYDQGGRNFWIHNTGPLGCLTQNVAKFGTDPSKFDEQGCVSNHNQAAKLFNLQLHALTKKLQGQYSNASVIYVDIFSIKSELISNYSKNGFEQPIMACCGYGGPPLNYDSHITCGQTKTLNGTTVTAKGCTDSSDYISWDGIHYTEAANQYVSSKILTGKYSDPPFSDKMPFLLKLKF